The following are encoded together in the Nyctibius grandis isolate bNycGra1 chromosome 5, bNycGra1.pri, whole genome shotgun sequence genome:
- the LOC137663717 gene encoding kell blood group glycoprotein homolog isoform X2, with the protein MRTLPETCDQELRTGAKKKRCLQGKSLLLCTLLLSTLLGFTLLITYIMMTCGLESPQFGIRGSAKEKAIQFYRSCMDTQRIESQGTQPLKDLLNQVGGWNTTGVEKAKDFNETLQTLMGRYSTFPFFRVHVGPSPFDLKTNIIQIDHPEFEMPPESKFKEKNYLEVLRVYLSYLKKLGGLLGGPQDGPPDSFSLTLSFISNLQRVVTPLQERQQRGMLFFHTTIRELQEKAPAIDWLSCLQAVFRPMPMNLSQPIAVHDMDYLRAMSQLIKKWHKERVLHIYMIICLIGNLSPALDSRFQDARLELSKILYGKMASRMIPAERWRKCLTDTSSFFEPVLGQMIVQEIFPQQTKNLAEQMFSEIQDALYGQLDQLEWMDEQTRQEAKVSVSKLQVEIGYPAHILQTAKVNLEYQNLEINEDTFFLNVVACLKVLRENSYLKLLQHHSQDNWQVSPWTVHSYYSIRHHMVVFPAGMFRSPFFHMEFPSAVNFGAIGFFMAHELLHTFYGYVLPGGCATCNRSALQKSLDCLVEQYESYDFKVNGTFTLLENTADTGGLAIAYQAYKNWLKKHKEEKDLPKIGLSHDQLFYLSFAHTMCGHQDPEKLQSSLNTDPHSPLPLRVCGPVSNSQDFAKHFHCSSGSPMNPDNKCHIW; encoded by the exons ATGAGGACTCTTCCAGAG acCTGTGACCAGGAGCTGAGAACAGGTGCAAAGAAAAAACGATGCCTTCAGGGGAAAAGCCTACTTCTGTGTACACTTCTTCTCAGTACTCTCCTTGGCTTTACACTACTTATCACCTACATCATGATGACTTGTGGTCTAG agagCCCACAGTTTGGGATAAGAGGCTCAGCTAAGGAGAAAGCAATCCAGTTCTATCGCTCCTGCATGGATACCCAACGGATAGAATCCCAAGGAACTCAACCATTGAAGGACCTCCTAAATCAG gTTGGTGGATGGAATACCACAGGTGTggagaaagcaaaagattttaatgaaactCTTCAGACTCTCATGGGCAGATACAGCACCTTCCCCTTTTTCAGAGTCCATGTGGGACCTAGTCCTTTTGACCTCAAGACCAATATTATTCAG ATTGACCATCCTGAGTTTGAGATGCCACCTGAGAGtaaattcaaagagaaaaattatcttGAG GTTCTCCGTGTGTATCTCTCGTATTTGAAGAAACTAGGGGGCCTACTTGGAGGGCCACAGGATGGTCCCCCTGATTCCTTTTCCCTTACCTTGTCCTTCATCTCTAACCTCCAGCGAGTTGTCACCCCACTGCAGGAAAGACAGCAGAGGGGGATGCTGTTCTTCCACACGACCATTAGGGAGCTACAG GAAAAGGCACCTGCTATTGACTGGCTGTCATGTCTCCAGGCTGTCTTCCGTCCTATGCCAATGAACCTCTCTCAGCCAATTGCAGTGCATGACATGGATTACTTAAGAGCCATGTCACAGCTCATCAAAAAATGGCACAAGGAAAG GGTCCTTCACATTTATATGATTATTTGTCTGATTGGGAATCTCTCCCCAGCCCTTGACAGTCGATTCCAAGATGCACGTCTGGAGCTATCTAAGATTCTTTATGGAAAAATGGCATCTAGAATG ATCCCAGCTGAGCGCTGGAGGAAGTGCTTGACTGATACCAGCTCTTTCTTTGAGCCAGTTCTAGGGCAGATGATTGTGCAAGAAATTTTCCCTCAGCAGACCAAGAACCTT GCTGAGCAGATGTTCTCTGAGATCCAAGATGCCCTCTATGGCCAACTGGATCAGTTGGAGTGGATGGATGAACAGACTCGCCAAGAGGCTAAAGTCTCG GTTTCCAAACTACAAGTGGAGATTGGCTATCCAGCTCACATACTCCAGACTGCCAAAGTGAACCTGGAATACCAGAAT TTGGAGATAAATGAAGACACTTTTTTCCTCAATGTGGTGGCTTGCTTGAAAGTACTGAGGGAAAATTCCTACTTGAAACTCCTTCAGCATCACTCGCAGGATAA CTGGCAAGTGTCCCCCTGGACTGTGCATTCATACTACTCAATAAGGCACCACATGGTGGTCTTTCCTGCTGGAATGTTCCGCAGCCCTTTTTTCCACATGGAGTTTCCCAG tgctgtgaacTTTGGAGCCATTGGGTTCTTCATGGCGCATGAACTTCTTCACACATTCTATGGTTATG tgcTGCCTGGGGGCTGTGCTACGTGCAACAGGAGTGCACTACAGAAATCTCTAGACTGCTTAGTTGAACAGTATGAAAGCTATGATTTTAAGGTCAATGGTACTTTTACACTGTTGGAGAATACAGCTGACACTGGAGGGCTCGCCATCGCTTACCAG GCCTATAAGAATTGGctgaaaaagcacaaagaagagAAGGATTTACCCAAGATTGGACTTTCACACGACCAGCTTTTCTACCTCAGTTTTGCTCAT aCAATGTGTGGACACCAGGATCCTGAGAAACTACAGTCTTCCCTGAACACAGATCCGCACAGTCCCTTGCCACTTCGTGTCTGTGGGCCTGTCAGCAATAGCCAGGACTTTGCCAAGCACTTCCACTGTTCCAGTGGATCCCCAATGAACCCAGACAACAAGTGCCACATCTGGTAA
- the LOC137663717 gene encoding kell blood group glycoprotein homolog isoform X1, producing the protein MRTLPETCDQELRTGAKKKRCLQGKSLLLCTLLLSTLLGFTLLITYIMMTCGLGSCDVELGLTLLTRILNSRNDTVDPCEDFYKYACGSWEGKNSSRTTEESLNVFDVLLEENQLILKRLLESPQFGIRGSAKEKAIQFYRSCMDTQRIESQGTQPLKDLLNQVGGWNTTGVEKAKDFNETLQTLMGRYSTFPFFRVHVGPSPFDLKTNIIQIDHPEFEMPPESKFKEKNYLEVLRVYLSYLKKLGGLLGGPQDGPPDSFSLTLSFISNLQRVVTPLQERQQRGMLFFHTTIRELQEKAPAIDWLSCLQAVFRPMPMNLSQPIAVHDMDYLRAMSQLIKKWHKERVLHIYMIICLIGNLSPALDSRFQDARLELSKILYGKMASRMIPAERWRKCLTDTSSFFEPVLGQMIVQEIFPQQTKNLAEQMFSEIQDALYGQLDQLEWMDEQTRQEAKVSVSKLQVEIGYPAHILQTAKVNLEYQNLEINEDTFFLNVVACLKVLRENSYLKLLQHHSQDNWQVSPWTVHSYYSIRHHMVVFPAGMFRSPFFHMEFPSAVNFGAIGFFMAHELLHTFYGYVLPGGCATCNRSALQKSLDCLVEQYESYDFKVNGTFTLLENTADTGGLAIAYQAYKNWLKKHKEEKDLPKIGLSHDQLFYLSFAHTMCGHQDPEKLQSSLNTDPHSPLPLRVCGPVSNSQDFAKHFHCSSGSPMNPDNKCHIW; encoded by the exons ATGAGGACTCTTCCAGAG acCTGTGACCAGGAGCTGAGAACAGGTGCAAAGAAAAAACGATGCCTTCAGGGGAAAAGCCTACTTCTGTGTACACTTCTTCTCAGTACTCTCCTTGGCTTTACACTACTTATCACCTACATCATGATGACTTGTGGTCTAG GATCCTGTGATGTCGAGCTGGGTCTTACACTGTTGACCAGAATCCTGAATTCTAGGAATGACACTGTAGACCCCTGTGAGGATTTCTACAAATATGCCTGTGGCAGCTGGGAAGGCAAAAACTCAAGCAGAACCACAGAAGAATCACTAAATGTATTTGATGTGTTGTTGGAAGAAAACCAGTTGATCCTGAAAAGGCTTTTAG agagCCCACAGTTTGGGATAAGAGGCTCAGCTAAGGAGAAAGCAATCCAGTTCTATCGCTCCTGCATGGATACCCAACGGATAGAATCCCAAGGAACTCAACCATTGAAGGACCTCCTAAATCAG gTTGGTGGATGGAATACCACAGGTGTggagaaagcaaaagattttaatgaaactCTTCAGACTCTCATGGGCAGATACAGCACCTTCCCCTTTTTCAGAGTCCATGTGGGACCTAGTCCTTTTGACCTCAAGACCAATATTATTCAG ATTGACCATCCTGAGTTTGAGATGCCACCTGAGAGtaaattcaaagagaaaaattatcttGAG GTTCTCCGTGTGTATCTCTCGTATTTGAAGAAACTAGGGGGCCTACTTGGAGGGCCACAGGATGGTCCCCCTGATTCCTTTTCCCTTACCTTGTCCTTCATCTCTAACCTCCAGCGAGTTGTCACCCCACTGCAGGAAAGACAGCAGAGGGGGATGCTGTTCTTCCACACGACCATTAGGGAGCTACAG GAAAAGGCACCTGCTATTGACTGGCTGTCATGTCTCCAGGCTGTCTTCCGTCCTATGCCAATGAACCTCTCTCAGCCAATTGCAGTGCATGACATGGATTACTTAAGAGCCATGTCACAGCTCATCAAAAAATGGCACAAGGAAAG GGTCCTTCACATTTATATGATTATTTGTCTGATTGGGAATCTCTCCCCAGCCCTTGACAGTCGATTCCAAGATGCACGTCTGGAGCTATCTAAGATTCTTTATGGAAAAATGGCATCTAGAATG ATCCCAGCTGAGCGCTGGAGGAAGTGCTTGACTGATACCAGCTCTTTCTTTGAGCCAGTTCTAGGGCAGATGATTGTGCAAGAAATTTTCCCTCAGCAGACCAAGAACCTT GCTGAGCAGATGTTCTCTGAGATCCAAGATGCCCTCTATGGCCAACTGGATCAGTTGGAGTGGATGGATGAACAGACTCGCCAAGAGGCTAAAGTCTCG GTTTCCAAACTACAAGTGGAGATTGGCTATCCAGCTCACATACTCCAGACTGCCAAAGTGAACCTGGAATACCAGAAT TTGGAGATAAATGAAGACACTTTTTTCCTCAATGTGGTGGCTTGCTTGAAAGTACTGAGGGAAAATTCCTACTTGAAACTCCTTCAGCATCACTCGCAGGATAA CTGGCAAGTGTCCCCCTGGACTGTGCATTCATACTACTCAATAAGGCACCACATGGTGGTCTTTCCTGCTGGAATGTTCCGCAGCCCTTTTTTCCACATGGAGTTTCCCAG tgctgtgaacTTTGGAGCCATTGGGTTCTTCATGGCGCATGAACTTCTTCACACATTCTATGGTTATG tgcTGCCTGGGGGCTGTGCTACGTGCAACAGGAGTGCACTACAGAAATCTCTAGACTGCTTAGTTGAACAGTATGAAAGCTATGATTTTAAGGTCAATGGTACTTTTACACTGTTGGAGAATACAGCTGACACTGGAGGGCTCGCCATCGCTTACCAG GCCTATAAGAATTGGctgaaaaagcacaaagaagagAAGGATTTACCCAAGATTGGACTTTCACACGACCAGCTTTTCTACCTCAGTTTTGCTCAT aCAATGTGTGGACACCAGGATCCTGAGAAACTACAGTCTTCCCTGAACACAGATCCGCACAGTCCCTTGCCACTTCGTGTCTGTGGGCCTGTCAGCAATAGCCAGGACTTTGCCAAGCACTTCCACTGTTCCAGTGGATCCCCAATGAACCCAGACAACAAGTGCCACATCTGGTAA